The following are encoded together in the Bombus pascuorum chromosome 10, iyBomPasc1.1, whole genome shotgun sequence genome:
- the LOC132911176 gene encoding protein tiptop isoform X2 has product MRSKQQPRPSFRWPQQRGDNLTGEDGVEGSGPGADLQGEEGDCVEDDGPISPSERGCTTAAKEEEDGDATDEEDDEDASPPTPPPSATARLNPTILRDTGPPDREPMSPRCPSRDSRESSGPATGSPPPPATRSTASPVSPSGIVPLPLGSHPLLPPHSAAMMAAYLQQTHQRLLLGHSPLSRGSVSPLVSSSCSPPAATPGLLVSPSSVGEVSPSATPLPAVLDFSTRKASSTEDDEEEQILNLSKPPTPSSSTEANNGPLDLSVPSRKRPGPEDSPPLPVRKSSRLSAGTAAAAAAAAAAAAAAAHQEAAQAVTAAGFGRPPVVSPWTSPVVASHFPYFAAAVAAAATSQQQLSPKSTAGVVEHHQQLWNGKMKPPSALDKSYQPSEATKALEKMSELSKLGGEDLFRSSTSAGSGGASGAAAAAAAAAAAAVAGNATAGSTSGSRHSAWQSHWLNKGADQAKDVLKCVWCKQSFPTLAAMTTHMKEAKHCGVNMPVPAAASALHPQPPSVASIVTPQQPHQPHQPQTTASSNNAGSGAGGGGSATPSSKQSPSELNLLIKETMPLPRKLVRGQDVWLGKGAEQTRQILKCMWCGQSFRSLAEMTSHMQQTQHYTNIISQEQIISWKSSDENKSGSAGSGGSGGGGAGSGSVTGAAGGGGGAVTAGGASGPHAGNATGPGSGATSSHVSAVLTCKVCDQAFSSLKELSNHMVKNSHYKEHIMRSITESGGRRRQTREKRKKSLPVRKLLELERAQNEFKNGDAATGLSHSLGKHAGRITCEKCGEKIETTIFVDHIRQCIGAGTVGANQRNFLKNALMSNHLPATLPPTETGRKSVTEDGSSVSSRHHRSPSSASDATTPGKDTPTPTAGETTGSSSPSVLNAIEKLIEKSFDSRVRHGTPGLHHAQPGAPMGTSILKRLGIDESVDYTKPLVDPQTMNLLRSYQQQHQHQQQQQHYATSTAARRERSGSESSSVSERGSGGRTDAMTPERRVDLSSVGHSDTRHSHHHRVTPDKQLGAQTLPSSRHHPTTEESGDEESSTTASVSVAAASTAATSAASVVVKKEPRDDESEDRVANEEEQSQAQSQSNREVFVKKEIMEDCRDEEEQGSFNHRRSSLHEGSEEGREVLSPRMNPPTPRSSGQPEQIARSPCRNSTSSPTSSDRSVTPRGTPDTKGSSSLGALSSMFDSLSGGGGGGGGGSGGGGGGGSGGGSNNAVDSQGRKTSSHPLAALQKLCDKTETRGPSGSAARSGGGPGAASGLGAAAGSGVGATGPGSGTTPGAILAFSWACNDAVVTADSIMKCAFCDTPFISKGAYRHHLSKMHFVKDGVIPDPLTIGRSAAAAAAAAAAAAAAAAAVSQTSATGPPPAGHSSSSPPTSQRNKSPPLAQANGSPSQSAASPLEESPHSKFLKYTELAKQLSSKYV; this is encoded by the exons GGGAGGACGGAGTCGAAGGCTCAGGGCCTGGCGCGGACCTCCAGGGCGAGGAAGGCGACTGCGTGGAGGATGACGGCCCAATTAGTCCTAGCGAGAGAGGTTGCACGACGGCAGCCAAAGAGGAAGAGGATGGGGACGCGACCGACGAGGAAGACGACGAGGACGCATCGCCGCCCACTCCACCGCCTTCCGCAACCGCGAGACTGAATCCTACTATTTTAAGGGACACTGGACCACCGGACAG AGAGCCAATGAGTCCACGCTGTCCCTCGAGAGATTCTCGGGAATCGTCCGGCCCGGCGACCGGAAGTCCTCCACCGCCAGCGACGAGAAGCACCGCGAGCCCGGTGAGTCCGAGCGGGATCGTGCCACTGCCGCTCGGAAGCCATCCACTGCTACCCCCTCATTCGGCGGCGATGATGGCGGCGTACCTGCAACAGACCCATCAGAGACTGCTACTCGGCCACTCGCCGTTATCCCGTGGTTCCGTGTCACCGTTGGTATCCTCGTCGTGTTCCCCACCGGCAGCTACTCCCGGCCTTCTGGTCTCGCCCAGCAGCGTCGGCGAGGTATCGCCGTCGGCTACCCCGTTGCCCGCGGTGCTCGACTTTAGCACGAGGAAAGCATCGTCGACGGAGGACGACGAAGAGGAGCAGATACTGAACCTCAGCAAGCCGCCAACACCGTCCTCCTCCACGGAGGCGAACAACGGACCTTTGGATTTGTCGGTGCCCAGCAGAAAACGACCCGGACCGGAAGATTCCCCGCCGTTGCCCGTTCGCAAGTCCTCCAGGTTGTCGGCCGGCACGGCGGCGGCAGCGGCAGCGGCGGCAGCTGCGGCGGCCGCAGCGGCTCACCAGGAGGCCGCTCAAGCCGTCACGGCTGCAGGTTTCGGCAGACCACCCGTCGTTTCGCCGTGGACGTCGCCCGTGGTCGCCTCTCACTTTCCCTACTTTGCGGCCGCGGTCGCGGCAGCGGCTACTAGTCAACAGCAACTCTCGCCGAAGAGCACCGCCGGCGTGGTCGAACATCATCAGCAACTTTGGAACGGCAAGATGAAACCACCGTCCGCCCTCGACAAGTCGTATCAGCCGAGCGAAGCGACCAAAGCTCTGGAGAAGATGAGCGAACTGAGCAAACTGGGCGGCGAGGATCTGTTCAGATCGAGCACGAGCGCCGGCAGTGGCGGAGCGAGCGGAGCCGCGGCAGCAGCAGCCGCAGCCGCCGCGGCAGCGGTCGCAGGCAACGCGACCGCCGGTTCCACGTCCGGCAGTCGACACAGTGCCTGGCAGTCCCACTGGTTGAACAAGGGGGCCGATCAAGCCAAGGACGTGCTCAAGTGCGTATGGTGCAAGCAGAGTTTCCCCACGTTGGCCGCGATGACGACTCACATGAAGGAGGCGAAACACTGCGGCGTAAACATGCCCGTGCCAGCGGCTGCGTCCGCGCTCCACCCTCAGCCACCGAGCGTGGCCAGTATCGTGACGCCGCAGCAGCCGCATCAGCCGCACCAGCCGCAAACCACCGCGTCCAGCAACAACGCTGGCTCCGGCGCCGGTGGTGGTGGTTCCGCGACTCCCAGCAGCAAACAGAGTCCATCCGAGTTGAATCTGCTGATCAAGGAGACGATGCCTCTGCCGAGGAAGCTGGTCAGGGGTCAAGACGTTTGGCTGGGAAAGGGAGCCGAGCAGACCAGGCAGATTCTGAAGTGTATGTGGTGCGGTCAGAGTTTCCGCTCACTCGCCGAGATGACGTCGCACATGCAACAGACGCAACATTACACCAACATCATCTCCCAGGAGCAGATTATCTCGTGGAAGTCGTCGGACGAGAACAAGAGCGGCAGCGCTGGAAGCGGAGGAAGCGGAGGTGGCGGTGCAGGCAGTGGATCCGTAACCGGCGCCGCTGGTGGCGGGGGTGGCGCGGTTACCGCCGGTGGCGCGTCCGGACCGCACGCCGGAAACGCTACCGGTCCAGGCTCCGGCGCTACCAGCAGCCACGTGAGCGCCGTGCTCACGTGCAAGGTTTGCGATCAAGCGTTCAGCTCCCTGAAAGAACTGAGCAACCACATGGTGAAGAATTCCCACTACAAGGAGCACATAATGCGATCGATCACCGAGAGCGGCGGTCGGAGGCGGCAGACGCGGGAGAAACGCAAGAAGTCGCTGCCGGTGAGAAAATTGTTGGAACTGGAACGAGCGCAGAACGAGTTCAAGAACGGCGACGCGGCTACCGGACTGAGCCACAGCCTAGGCAAGCACGCCGGTCGTATAACGTGCGAGAAGTGCGGCGAGAAGATCGAGACCACCATCTTCGTCGATCATATACGCCAGTGTATCGGAGCGGGCACCGTGGGCGCGAATCAGCGAAACTTCCTGAAGAACGCGTTGATGTCGAATCACCTACCGGCCACGTTACCGCCGACCGAGACCGGCCGTAAGAGCGTCACCGAGGACGGTTCGTCGGTGTCCTCGAGACACCATCGGTCGCCATCGTCGGCCAGCGACGCCACCACACCAGGAAAGGACACGCCGACACCGACCGCCGGCGAGACCACCGGTAGCTCCTCGCCATCCGTGTTGAACGCCATCGAGAAACTGATCGAGAAGAGCTTCGATTCTCGCGTGAGGCACGGTACACCGGGTCTGCATCACGCTCAACCCGGAGCCCCGATGGGTACAAGCATCTTGAAGCGGCTGGGCATCGACGAGAGCGTCGACTACACGAAACCGTTGGTCGATCCACAGACGATGAACCTTCTCCGGTCGTATCAGCAGCAACATCAGCAtcagcaacagcagcaacatTACGCGACAAGTACGGCCGCGCGGCGGGAACGCAGCGGAAGCGAGTCGAGCTCCGTGTCGGAACGAGGAAGCGGCGGTAGAACCGACGCGATGACGCCGGAGAGACGCGTGGACCTTTCGTCGGTCGGCCACTCGGACACCAGGCATTCCCACCATCATCGGGTCACGCCGGACAAGCAATTGGGTGCGCAAACCTTGCCCTCGAGTCGTCACCATCCAACCACCGAGGAGTCCGGCGACGAGGAGTCGTCGACGACCGCATCCGTTTCCGTTGCCGCGGCCAGTACGGCCGCGACATCAGCGGCGAGCGTGGTCGTCAAGAAGGAACCCCGAGACGACGAGTCGGAGGATCGCGTGGCGAACGAGGAGGAACAGTCGCAGGCTCAGTCGCAGTCGAACCGCGAGGTGTTCGTGAAGAAGGAGATCATGGAGGATTGCAGAGACGAGGAGGAGCAAGGTTCGTTCAATCATCGACGAAGCAGTTTGCACGAAGGATCGGAGGAGGGTCGGGAGGTGTTGTCGCCTCGCATGAATCCACCGACTCCTAGATCGAGTGGTCAGCCGGAACAGATCGCGCGCAGCCCCTGCAGGAACAGCACCAGCAGTCCGACGAGCAGCGACCGGTCGGTAACGCCGCGTGGAACGCCCGACACGAAGGGGTCGAGCAGTCTCGGGGCGCTTTCCTCCATGTTCGACAGCCTGTCCGGTGGCGGAGGAGGCGGAGGCGGCGGTAGCGGTGGCGGCGGTGGTGGCGGTAGCGGCGGAGGCTCGAACAACGCGGTCGACTCTCAGGGACGCAAAACCAGCAGCCATCCTTTGGCCGCGCTGCAGAAACTTTGCGACAAGACGGAGACGCGTGGACCCAGTGGCAGCGCGGCCCGATCCGGTGGCGGTCCTGGAGCCGCGTCCGGTCTCGGAGCAGCGGCTGGAAGTGGCGTGGGCGCGACCGGACCCGGTTCCGGGACGACTCCGGGAGCGATCTTGGCGTTCAGCTGGGCCTGCAACGACGCCGTCGTCACCGCCGACTCGATCATGAAGTGCGCCTTCTGCGACACGCCTTTCATCTCCAAGGGCGCGTACAGGCATCATCTGTCCAAGATGCACTTCGTCAAGGATGGCGTGATTCCCGATCCACTGACGATCGGCCGATCAGCGGCGGCCGCGGCGGCGGCGGCTGCTGCTGCTGCGGCCGCGGCAGCAGCGGTCTCGCAAACCTCCGCCACCGGACCGCCGCCGGCCGGTCACAGTTCTTCCTCGCCCCCGACTTCCCAGCGCAACAAGTCGCCGCCGCTTGCACAGGCGAACGGTAGCCCGTCTCAGTCAGCGGCCTCTCCCCTCGAAGAGAGTCCGCACTCCAAATTTCTCAAGTATACGGAGCTGGCCAAGCAGTTGTCCAGCAAGTACGTATAG
- the LOC132911176 gene encoding protein tiptop isoform X3 translates to MPRRKQHAPQRMKWEDGVEGSGPGADLQGEEGDCVEDDGPISPSERGCTTAAKEEEDGDATDEEDDEDASPPTPPPSATARLNPTILRDTGPPDREPMSPRCPSRDSRESSGPATGSPPPPATRSTASPVSPSGIVPLPLGSHPLLPPHSAAMMAAYLQQTHQRLLLGHSPLSRGSVSPLVSSSCSPPAATPGLLVSPSSVGEVSPSATPLPAVLDFSTRKASSTEDDEEEQILNLSKPPTPSSSTEANNGPLDLSVPSRKRPGPEDSPPLPVRKSSRLSAGTAAAAAAAAAAAAAAAHQEAAQAVTAAGFGRPPVVSPWTSPVVASHFPYFAAAVAAAATSQQQLSPKSTAGVVEHHQQLWNGKMKPPSALDKSYQPSEATKALEKMSELSKLGGEDLFRSSTSAGSGGASGAAAAAAAAAAAAVAGNATAGSTSGSRHSAWQSHWLNKGADQAKDVLKCVWCKQSFPTLAAMTTHMKEAKHCGVNMPVPAAASALHPQPPSVASIVTPQQPHQPHQPQTTASSNNAGSGAGGGGSATPSSKQSPSELNLLIKETMPLPRKLVRGQDVWLGKGAEQTRQILKCMWCGQSFRSLAEMTSHMQQTQHYTNIISQEQIISWKSSDENKSGSAGSGGSGGGGAGSGSVTGAAGGGGGAVTAGGASGPHAGNATGPGSGATSSHVSAVLTCKVCDQAFSSLKELSNHMVKNSHYKEHIMRSITESGGRRRQTREKRKKSLPVRKLLELERAQNEFKNGDAATGLSHSLGKHAGRITCEKCGEKIETTIFVDHIRQCIGAGTVGANQRNFLKNALMSNHLPATLPPTETGRKSVTEDGSSVSSRHHRSPSSASDATTPGKDTPTPTAGETTGSSSPSVLNAIEKLIEKSFDSRVRHGTPGLHHAQPGAPMGTSILKRLGIDESVDYTKPLVDPQTMNLLRSYQQQHQHQQQQQHYATSTAARRERSGSESSSVSERGSGGRTDAMTPERRVDLSSVGHSDTRHSHHHRVTPDKQLGAQTLPSSRHHPTTEESGDEESSTTASVSVAAASTAATSAASVVVKKEPRDDESEDRVANEEEQSQAQSQSNREVFVKKEIMEDCRDEEEQGSFNHRRSSLHEGSEEGREVLSPRMNPPTPRSSGQPEQIARSPCRNSTSSPTSSDRSVTPRGTPDTKGSSSLGALSSMFDSLSGGGGGGGGGSGGGGGGGSGGGSNNAVDSQGRKTSSHPLAALQKLCDKTETRGPSGSAARSGGGPGAASGLGAAAGSGVGATGPGSGTTPGAILAFSWACNDAVVTADSIMKCAFCDTPFISKGAYRHHLSKMHFVKDGVIPDPLTIGRSAAAAAAAAAAAAAAAAAVSQTSATGPPPAGHSSSSPPTSQRNKSPPLAQANGSPSQSAASPLEESPHSKFLKYTELAKQLSSKYV, encoded by the exons GGGAGGACGGAGTCGAAGGCTCAGGGCCTGGCGCGGACCTCCAGGGCGAGGAAGGCGACTGCGTGGAGGATGACGGCCCAATTAGTCCTAGCGAGAGAGGTTGCACGACGGCAGCCAAAGAGGAAGAGGATGGGGACGCGACCGACGAGGAAGACGACGAGGACGCATCGCCGCCCACTCCACCGCCTTCCGCAACCGCGAGACTGAATCCTACTATTTTAAGGGACACTGGACCACCGGACAG AGAGCCAATGAGTCCACGCTGTCCCTCGAGAGATTCTCGGGAATCGTCCGGCCCGGCGACCGGAAGTCCTCCACCGCCAGCGACGAGAAGCACCGCGAGCCCGGTGAGTCCGAGCGGGATCGTGCCACTGCCGCTCGGAAGCCATCCACTGCTACCCCCTCATTCGGCGGCGATGATGGCGGCGTACCTGCAACAGACCCATCAGAGACTGCTACTCGGCCACTCGCCGTTATCCCGTGGTTCCGTGTCACCGTTGGTATCCTCGTCGTGTTCCCCACCGGCAGCTACTCCCGGCCTTCTGGTCTCGCCCAGCAGCGTCGGCGAGGTATCGCCGTCGGCTACCCCGTTGCCCGCGGTGCTCGACTTTAGCACGAGGAAAGCATCGTCGACGGAGGACGACGAAGAGGAGCAGATACTGAACCTCAGCAAGCCGCCAACACCGTCCTCCTCCACGGAGGCGAACAACGGACCTTTGGATTTGTCGGTGCCCAGCAGAAAACGACCCGGACCGGAAGATTCCCCGCCGTTGCCCGTTCGCAAGTCCTCCAGGTTGTCGGCCGGCACGGCGGCGGCAGCGGCAGCGGCGGCAGCTGCGGCGGCCGCAGCGGCTCACCAGGAGGCCGCTCAAGCCGTCACGGCTGCAGGTTTCGGCAGACCACCCGTCGTTTCGCCGTGGACGTCGCCCGTGGTCGCCTCTCACTTTCCCTACTTTGCGGCCGCGGTCGCGGCAGCGGCTACTAGTCAACAGCAACTCTCGCCGAAGAGCACCGCCGGCGTGGTCGAACATCATCAGCAACTTTGGAACGGCAAGATGAAACCACCGTCCGCCCTCGACAAGTCGTATCAGCCGAGCGAAGCGACCAAAGCTCTGGAGAAGATGAGCGAACTGAGCAAACTGGGCGGCGAGGATCTGTTCAGATCGAGCACGAGCGCCGGCAGTGGCGGAGCGAGCGGAGCCGCGGCAGCAGCAGCCGCAGCCGCCGCGGCAGCGGTCGCAGGCAACGCGACCGCCGGTTCCACGTCCGGCAGTCGACACAGTGCCTGGCAGTCCCACTGGTTGAACAAGGGGGCCGATCAAGCCAAGGACGTGCTCAAGTGCGTATGGTGCAAGCAGAGTTTCCCCACGTTGGCCGCGATGACGACTCACATGAAGGAGGCGAAACACTGCGGCGTAAACATGCCCGTGCCAGCGGCTGCGTCCGCGCTCCACCCTCAGCCACCGAGCGTGGCCAGTATCGTGACGCCGCAGCAGCCGCATCAGCCGCACCAGCCGCAAACCACCGCGTCCAGCAACAACGCTGGCTCCGGCGCCGGTGGTGGTGGTTCCGCGACTCCCAGCAGCAAACAGAGTCCATCCGAGTTGAATCTGCTGATCAAGGAGACGATGCCTCTGCCGAGGAAGCTGGTCAGGGGTCAAGACGTTTGGCTGGGAAAGGGAGCCGAGCAGACCAGGCAGATTCTGAAGTGTATGTGGTGCGGTCAGAGTTTCCGCTCACTCGCCGAGATGACGTCGCACATGCAACAGACGCAACATTACACCAACATCATCTCCCAGGAGCAGATTATCTCGTGGAAGTCGTCGGACGAGAACAAGAGCGGCAGCGCTGGAAGCGGAGGAAGCGGAGGTGGCGGTGCAGGCAGTGGATCCGTAACCGGCGCCGCTGGTGGCGGGGGTGGCGCGGTTACCGCCGGTGGCGCGTCCGGACCGCACGCCGGAAACGCTACCGGTCCAGGCTCCGGCGCTACCAGCAGCCACGTGAGCGCCGTGCTCACGTGCAAGGTTTGCGATCAAGCGTTCAGCTCCCTGAAAGAACTGAGCAACCACATGGTGAAGAATTCCCACTACAAGGAGCACATAATGCGATCGATCACCGAGAGCGGCGGTCGGAGGCGGCAGACGCGGGAGAAACGCAAGAAGTCGCTGCCGGTGAGAAAATTGTTGGAACTGGAACGAGCGCAGAACGAGTTCAAGAACGGCGACGCGGCTACCGGACTGAGCCACAGCCTAGGCAAGCACGCCGGTCGTATAACGTGCGAGAAGTGCGGCGAGAAGATCGAGACCACCATCTTCGTCGATCATATACGCCAGTGTATCGGAGCGGGCACCGTGGGCGCGAATCAGCGAAACTTCCTGAAGAACGCGTTGATGTCGAATCACCTACCGGCCACGTTACCGCCGACCGAGACCGGCCGTAAGAGCGTCACCGAGGACGGTTCGTCGGTGTCCTCGAGACACCATCGGTCGCCATCGTCGGCCAGCGACGCCACCACACCAGGAAAGGACACGCCGACACCGACCGCCGGCGAGACCACCGGTAGCTCCTCGCCATCCGTGTTGAACGCCATCGAGAAACTGATCGAGAAGAGCTTCGATTCTCGCGTGAGGCACGGTACACCGGGTCTGCATCACGCTCAACCCGGAGCCCCGATGGGTACAAGCATCTTGAAGCGGCTGGGCATCGACGAGAGCGTCGACTACACGAAACCGTTGGTCGATCCACAGACGATGAACCTTCTCCGGTCGTATCAGCAGCAACATCAGCAtcagcaacagcagcaacatTACGCGACAAGTACGGCCGCGCGGCGGGAACGCAGCGGAAGCGAGTCGAGCTCCGTGTCGGAACGAGGAAGCGGCGGTAGAACCGACGCGATGACGCCGGAGAGACGCGTGGACCTTTCGTCGGTCGGCCACTCGGACACCAGGCATTCCCACCATCATCGGGTCACGCCGGACAAGCAATTGGGTGCGCAAACCTTGCCCTCGAGTCGTCACCATCCAACCACCGAGGAGTCCGGCGACGAGGAGTCGTCGACGACCGCATCCGTTTCCGTTGCCGCGGCCAGTACGGCCGCGACATCAGCGGCGAGCGTGGTCGTCAAGAAGGAACCCCGAGACGACGAGTCGGAGGATCGCGTGGCGAACGAGGAGGAACAGTCGCAGGCTCAGTCGCAGTCGAACCGCGAGGTGTTCGTGAAGAAGGAGATCATGGAGGATTGCAGAGACGAGGAGGAGCAAGGTTCGTTCAATCATCGACGAAGCAGTTTGCACGAAGGATCGGAGGAGGGTCGGGAGGTGTTGTCGCCTCGCATGAATCCACCGACTCCTAGATCGAGTGGTCAGCCGGAACAGATCGCGCGCAGCCCCTGCAGGAACAGCACCAGCAGTCCGACGAGCAGCGACCGGTCGGTAACGCCGCGTGGAACGCCCGACACGAAGGGGTCGAGCAGTCTCGGGGCGCTTTCCTCCATGTTCGACAGCCTGTCCGGTGGCGGAGGAGGCGGAGGCGGCGGTAGCGGTGGCGGCGGTGGTGGCGGTAGCGGCGGAGGCTCGAACAACGCGGTCGACTCTCAGGGACGCAAAACCAGCAGCCATCCTTTGGCCGCGCTGCAGAAACTTTGCGACAAGACGGAGACGCGTGGACCCAGTGGCAGCGCGGCCCGATCCGGTGGCGGTCCTGGAGCCGCGTCCGGTCTCGGAGCAGCGGCTGGAAGTGGCGTGGGCGCGACCGGACCCGGTTCCGGGACGACTCCGGGAGCGATCTTGGCGTTCAGCTGGGCCTGCAACGACGCCGTCGTCACCGCCGACTCGATCATGAAGTGCGCCTTCTGCGACACGCCTTTCATCTCCAAGGGCGCGTACAGGCATCATCTGTCCAAGATGCACTTCGTCAAGGATGGCGTGATTCCCGATCCACTGACGATCGGCCGATCAGCGGCGGCCGCGGCGGCGGCGGCTGCTGCTGCTGCGGCCGCGGCAGCAGCGGTCTCGCAAACCTCCGCCACCGGACCGCCGCCGGCCGGTCACAGTTCTTCCTCGCCCCCGACTTCCCAGCGCAACAAGTCGCCGCCGCTTGCACAGGCGAACGGTAGCCCGTCTCAGTCAGCGGCCTCTCCCCTCGAAGAGAGTCCGCACTCCAAATTTCTCAAGTATACGGAGCTGGCCAAGCAGTTGTCCAGCAAGTACGTATAG